From Paraburkholderia sprentiae WSM5005:
ATGTGCCGGCAATGAGCGACGAGTCGATCATCGTCAGGAACCAGGGGACGATTTTTCTCGGCGGCCCGCCGCTCGTCAAAGCCGCGACCGGCGAAGTGGTCAGCGCCGAGGATCTCGGCGGCGGTGACGTGCATACGCGTCTGTCGGGCGTCGTCGATTATCTCGCGCAGAACGATGCGCATGCGCTCGGGATCGCGCGCAGCATCGTCGGCAATCTGAACCGCGTGAAGCCGGCGCCGCTCGCGTTACAGGAGCCGAAGCCACCGCGCTACGAGACCGCGAGCATCTACGGCGTGATTCCGGTCGACACGCGCAAGCCGTTCGATATCCGCGAGGTGATCGCGCGCATCGTCGACGATTCGGCCTTCGACGAATTCAAGGCGCGCTACGGCACCACGCTCGTGACCGGCTTCGCGCATATCTGGGGGCATCCGGTCGGTATCGTCGCGAACAACGGCATTCTGTTTTCGGAGTCGGCGCTCAAGGGTACGCACTTCATCGAGCTGTGCTGCCAGCGCAAGATCCCGCTCGTGTTCCTGCAGAACATCACGGGCTTCATGGTCGGGCGCAAGTACGAAAACGAAGGCATTGCGAGGAACGGCGCGAAGATGGTCACCGCGGTCGCGACCGCGAAGGTGCCCAAGTTCACGGTGATCATCGGCGGCTCGTTCGGCGCGGGCAACTATGGCATGTGCGGCCGCGCATATTCGCCGCGCTTCCTGTGGATGTGGCCGAACGCGCGCATCTCGGTGATGGGCGGCGAGCAGGCCGCGTCGGTGCTCGCCACCATCAAGCGCGACGGCATCGAAGCGAAGGGCGGCAGTTGGAGCGCGGAGGAAGAAGAGGCGTTCAAGCAGCCGATCCGCGAGCAATACGAGCATCAGGGCCATCCGTACTACGCGAGCGCGCGACTGTGGGACGACGGCGTGATCGACCCCGCGCAAACCCGCGACGTGCTCGGGCTCGGCCTGTCGGCGGCGATGAACGCGCCGATCGAAGACACGCGCTTCGGCGTGTTCAGAATGTGACGGCCCACGGCACCGCGATGCGACGACGCAAGGCGAAGGAGTGCTACGCATGCAATACGAAACGCTGAAGGTCGAGCTTGCCGGCCAGATCGCGACGGTCACGCTCGATCGTCCGGACGTTCGCAACGCGTTCAACGAAACGATGATCGCCGAGCTAACGGCAGCATTTACTGCGCTCGACGCGCGCGACGACGTGCGCGCGGTGGTGCTCGCCGCGAACGGCAAGGCGTTCTGCGCGGGCGCCGACCTGAACTGGATGAAAAAAATGGCCGGCTACTCGGACGACGAGAACCGCGCCGATGCGATGCGGCTCGCGGGCATGCTCTCGGCGGTGTATCGCTGCAACAAGCCGGTGATCGCGCGCGTGAACGGCGACGCATACGCGGGCGGCATGGGCCTGATTGCCGCGTGCGACGTCGTCGTCGCGGTCGACAGCGCGCATTTCTGCCTGTCCGAAGCGCGGCTCGGGCTGATTCCCGCGACGATCGCGCCGTATGTGATTCGCGCGCTCGGCGAGCAGGCGTCGCGGCGCTACTTCGTCACCGCCGAGGCGTTCGACTGCGCGACCGCCTCGCGGCTGGGATTGGTCAGCGAAGCGGTGAGCGCCGAGCGGCTCGATGCGACGGTCGCGCAGCTCGCGCAGAC
This genomic window contains:
- a CDS encoding carboxyl transferase domain-containing protein; this translates as MPIIESKLNPRSDDFRANAAALEALVADLRAKVEQLAQGGGQAARDKHTSRGKLLPRERIAQLLDPGTPFLELSQLAAYGMYNDDAPGAGVITGIGRIAGQECVIVCNDATVKGGTYYPVTVKKHVRAQEIASENRLPCVYLVDSGGANLPNQDDVFPDRDHFGRIFYNQANLSAAGIPQIAVVMGSCTAGGAYVPAMSDESIIVRNQGTIFLGGPPLVKAATGEVVSAEDLGGGDVHTRLSGVVDYLAQNDAHALGIARSIVGNLNRVKPAPLALQEPKPPRYETASIYGVIPVDTRKPFDIREVIARIVDDSAFDEFKARYGTTLVTGFAHIWGHPVGIVANNGILFSESALKGTHFIELCCQRKIPLVFLQNITGFMVGRKYENEGIARNGAKMVTAVATAKVPKFTVIIGGSFGAGNYGMCGRAYSPRFLWMWPNARISVMGGEQAASVLATIKRDGIEAKGGSWSAEEEEAFKQPIREQYEHQGHPYYASARLWDDGVIDPAQTRDVLGLGLSAAMNAPIEDTRFGVFRM
- a CDS encoding enoyl-CoA hydratase/isomerase family protein — translated: MQYETLKVELAGQIATVTLDRPDVRNAFNETMIAELTAAFTALDARDDVRAVVLAANGKAFCAGADLNWMKKMAGYSDDENRADAMRLAGMLSAVYRCNKPVIARVNGDAYAGGMGLIAACDVVVAVDSAHFCLSEARLGLIPATIAPYVIRALGEQASRRYFVTAEAFDCATASRLGLVSEAVSAERLDATVAQLAQTLCANGPQAVRACKRLVQDIAGRELSDALIEDTAVRIAKTRAGAEGREGVASFLEKRPPGWRH